Part of the Psychrilyobacter piezotolerans genome, GAAGTTTTGGAAACTTCAGATAGATTATCAGCTTCTTATAATCAGGGAAAGATGATTAAAGAGGGAGTTAAAACTGCAATAGTTGGAAAACCTAATGTAGGAAAATCTAGTTTATTGAACTCTTTGTTGAAAGAAGAAAGAGCCATAGTAACTCATATTCCAGGAACAACAAGGGATGTAATAGAAGAGATTATTAATATAAAAGGAATACCACTTATCTTAGCTGATACAGCAGGAATAAGAAATACAGATGATTTTATTGAGAATATCGGAGTGGAAAAATCTGAGAAGTTATTAAATGACGCAGATTTAATCTTATTCGTTGTAGATGGTTCTAGAGAACTCAGTGAAGAGGATCTTAGAGTACATAATAGTATTCATAGTGAAAAAGTTGTTGGAATATTAAATAAGATAGATATAGAGCAGAAAATAGACCTGTCTAAATTAGATAAAGTCGGTAGATGGATCGAAATTTCAGCTAAAGAAAATATTGGTATAGCTAAAATGGAAGAAGAAATATATTCTTATATTGTATCAGGTAAAGTTGAAGATTCTTCTCAGACTTTAGTGATAACTAATATTAGACATAGATCTGCCTTGGTTAAAACTAAGGAAGCTATAGAAAATATATTTGAAACAATAAATATGGGACTGCCGATGGATTTAATAGCTGTAGATCTAAAGGAAGCTTTGGATGCTCTATCGGAAGTAACTGGAGAGATCTCATCGGAAGATGTTTTAGATCATATATTTAGTAATTTCTGTGTAGGAAAATAAGTTATAAAAAAAATATGAAATACTGCAGATATTTCTGCAGTATTTTTTTCTTTTAATATTAATATCTGGCGTCTCGTGTGTAAAGATAAGAAAAAATATGTATATGAACAAAAATAAACTTAAAAAAAGGAGTACTTATGAATTATGATGTAATCGTTGTAGGAGGAGGGCATGCTGGATGTGAAGCAGCACTAGCCTCAGCAAGATCAGGATTAAAAA contains:
- the mnmE gene encoding tRNA uridine-5-carboxymethylaminomethyl(34) synthesis GTPase MnmE gives rise to the protein MFDTIAAISTPRGEGGIGIVRMSGEDSINILSKIFRPISKKKVEELKNFTINYGHLYSGVNLVDEVMVSIMKGPKTYTKEDIVEINCHGGYLMTEKVLELVLSNGARIAEQGEFTRRAFMNGRLDLTQAEAVIDLIHGKTERSLSLSLDQLRGDLKDQILHLKKLLLDVVAHINVVLDYPEEGIDDPLPEGLVGNLKEVLETSDRLSASYNQGKMIKEGVKTAIVGKPNVGKSSLLNSLLKEERAIVTHIPGTTRDVIEEIINIKGIPLILADTAGIRNTDDFIENIGVEKSEKLLNDADLILFVVDGSRELSEEDLRVHNSIHSEKVVGILNKIDIEQKIDLSKLDKVGRWIEISAKENIGIAKMEEEIYSYIVSGKVEDSSQTLVITNIRHRSALVKTKEAIENIFETINMGLPMDLIAVDLKEALDALSEVTGEISSEDVLDHIFSNFCVGK